TGTTTAAACAAAATAGATTTGAGGAGTCAGAAGTTATTTTAAAGGATATCATAAGTCATTCTTTAGATAGTTTATTGAAATCCGAAGCTTATTATAATTTGGGAAATAATTTTTTACAACAACAAAAATTACAAGAAGCTATTGATTCATATAAAAATTGTTTACGTATTAAACCTGATGATGAACAAGCTCGATATAATTTATCTAAATCATTAGATTTGTTAAATAAACAACAGAATCAGGAACAAGACCAGGAACAAGACCAGGAACAAGACCAGGAGCAAGACCATGAACAAGACCAAAATTCAGGTCAAACTGATGGTGATGATGATGAGAATGATAATAATGATCAAAGTGATCAGCAGGATGAAAATCAATCGAATCAATCTAATTCTCAAAATCAATCTGATTCACAACAGAAAAAAGAACAATCTATTGATCAAGGTTTTAAGGATGGAGAACTATCTAAAGAAGACATTGAAAGAATACTTCAAGCTCTTGATAGAGAGGAAAAGAAAGTGCAAGAAAAAATGAAAAAGTTAAATTTGACAAATAAAAAGAAACAATTAGAAAAAGATTGGTGATTATGTTTAGAAGAATACTAATTATATCATTATTATTGTTTCAATTCTTAATGTCTCAAACATTTGAGGTTACACTCAGTGATAATGTAATAGGTCTTAACGATTCTTTTGAAATCACTTTTGTCTTAAATGATAAAGGGTCTAGCTTTACACCTCCAAGTTTTTCTGAGGATTTTTATGTTTTAAGTGGTCCAAGCCGCTCAAGTAGTACAC
This is a stretch of genomic DNA from Flavobacteriales bacterium TMED191. It encodes these proteins:
- a CDS encoding tetratricopeptide repeat protein, whose amino-acid sequence is MMRYFVLLIILFSFNFVFSQSDRKHARDGNKNYFDSLFIKSEVDYRKALAKNPSFEESKFNLSNSLFKQNRFEESEVILKDIISHSLDSLLKSEAYYNLGNNFLQQQKLQEAIDSYKNCLRIKPDDEQARYNLSKSLDLLNKQQNQEQDQEQDQEQDQEQDHEQDQNSGQTDGDDDENDNNDQSDQQDENQSNQSNSQNQSDSQQKKEQSIDQGFKDGELSKEDIERILQALDREEKKVQEKMKKLNLTNKKKQLEKDW